A section of the Acanthopagrus latus isolate v.2019 chromosome 20, fAcaLat1.1, whole genome shotgun sequence genome encodes:
- the LOC119010345 gene encoding stonustoxin subunit alpha-like — protein MASEKKASPFAGLPFTPGKIYEVKKEELSKIVPDITMDPDTVNKQLTLSEGNKKATYGAWQTYPPRPERFETYLQVLAKEALQGIHYWEVDWSYSPDESVYVGVAYGSTDRKGPSSEFGNNTVSWVFGQYAEPAWSDPVLRAWHNGLVWQSDPVSGGCTRVGVLLDWHGGTLSFTKISGNQRVALYRFDTTFTEPVFPCFWAGKSGNYVALRPVS, from the exons ATGGCATCAGAGAAAAAAGCATCTCCTTTCGCAGGTCTGCCTTTCACTCCGGGAAAGATCTATGAAGTGAAGAAAGAGGAACTCAGCAAAA TTGTTCCTGACATCACCATGGACCCAGACACTGTGAACAAGCAGCTCACGCTGTCTGAGGGAAACAAGAAGGCAACATATGGAGCATGGCAGACATATCCTCCCCGCCCAGAGAGATTTGAAACATATCTCCAAGTGCTGGCCAAAGAAGCTCTGCAAGGGATCCATTACTGGGAGGTAGACTGGAGTTACAGTCCTGATGAATCTGTGTATGTAGGTGTTGCGTATGGTAGCACTGACAGAAAAGGGCCATCATCTGAGTTTGGAAACAACACTGTGTCGTGGGTTTTTGGCCAATATGCTGAACCTGCTTGGTCAGATCCCGTACTGAGGGCTTGGCACAATGGCTTAGTGTGGCAAAGTGATCCTGTCTCTGGTGGCTGCACGAGAGTTGGGGTGCTTCTTGACTGGCATGGTGGCACTCTGTCCTTCACCAAAATCTCAGGAAACCAAAGGGTTGCCCTCTACCGCTTTGACACCACATTCACTGAGCCTGTGTTTCCATGCTTCTGGGCTGGAAAAAGTGGCAATTATGTGGCCTTGCGTCCAGTCAGCTAA